The following nucleotide sequence is from Zea mays cultivar B73 chromosome 1, Zm-B73-REFERENCE-NAM-5.0, whole genome shotgun sequence.
CTTCAAGGAGCGTGTTGAACATGAAAACAGATTTGTCTCTGATGGCACCCTGATTGGTGAGGAAGAAGAGTGAAGTCGTTAGGTCAGGTTTGAAACAGGAAGCAGGATATCTGCTCTGCTGTCAATGGGAGAGATTCTTTACCTTGATGGGCTGCTAGAATTTTCTAGCAACGAAGATTGTGAAAAGAAGCATCCACGGTCCTAAAAGATCTGCCTTTGTGCTGTTATCCATTAAACCAGACTGCACATATTGTAAGACCATAAAGATTGTAAGACAACAGAAGCATATACCAACAGTTTATGGAGATAAATGCTAGTGGTTTCTGAGTGACCAAATGCCCAAGAAGAAGCCCAGGGATAAGAAACGTCAAGATGCAGCTTCCAGTTCCCATAGCAGAGACCTGTGGGTGGAATGGATGCAGTTACTGCCAACATATTCCTTGAACAAGCAGTAGGATCAGCATACCTTCCTTGAAGACGAGGCCATGAGCACGGCGAACGTGGGGCCGACAAACCACAACGCAACGGGGAGCCCTTTCGAAATATGATGATAACGAAACTGAGGAAACACATCGCAGATGACAGAAGCCTAATCAACGACTTGGCATGTCAGACATGAACATTGTAGGGAATTTATAGCTCAACCGGAACTTGTGACAAGGACGGCTGGTTCCAAGAGCTTGAGCACGACGGGGAGCCGTTTCGACGGTTGGTTCCAAGAGCTTGAGCATGACGGGGAGCCTAATCATTCGTATAAGCATGTGTACTGCTTAGGTATGTGACTGGTCTCAATTTCAACTTCCTTTTTCGGAGACCATTTATCATACCTCTTATGCCAAGCCAGACAAAAGAGTCAACAATCTGGTATGAAAGCTGCAACCCAAATTAATAGTCAAATGTGTGCATCATGATAGTCTTTGTATGTAATGGAACTGTTTCTCAAGAAACAGTGAGGAAATTTCATTGAAAGATAGAATGTCTACTTGTTATAAGTCTGTTGCATTATCATATTTTCTTCACAACCAGTAGACATTCTATCTTGTGATGATTACTTCATGCAACAACCAACAATCAACTTACTCTATATCCAGCAGGTTGCTTCACATGAGAGAAAGGATGCAGAAATTCACAGGTAGGTCTggaataaaataaaattcatcacTGATATGCTTGAAGTTAAAATCTAGGCCATATTGGCCCATGCGAGCGAGAAAATTATGTGAATCAGTATATTGAGAGCCTCTGCCACATGTACATGTCCTGCAAAGGCACTCATTTAGGTCAGCAGTTGAACTAAGGTAACAAACAAAATGCAGTAAGTGGAAAGGTCATTCCTTCAGAGCCAAAAGAATGCCTTAGAATTGACATATTAGAAGTGTAACAAATCAAACGGAAACGTAATATAAAGTAGGAACAGTAAGAGGATTACCATATGCTGCTGGATTGGCTATTATGGCGTTTGCACTAAAAGAAACACCAGTATCAATGTCCGGGTCCTTGCAAGCAGGAAGCAAGGAGAATATGATGTCCCTAATCTGCTTGCGCTGGATAGGAATTTCTGATGGAGTTGCAGGCAAGAATCCTTTGTTCTTAACCATGTCTGCTCAAATTACCAACCCTGTACTGTTATGCAAGATCTATTTATAGCAAACTCCAAGGTGAAAGCACAAAAACAATCGAACACTACACTCACATCCAGCAAGATTTTTTGGGTCTTCACCAAGGGGATAAAACTCCAACCCAGTAGTCATCACGAAGTCCTTGAAGTTGGCATGGGTTGCTAATCTAACACGATGACCGTAGTCCTGCTAACAGAATTAATTGTTACTCATCTTGAACATAACATAAAACAATTAGCATGTTGCAGTTCCATTTTATGAAAAAAACAACAATTAGTATATTGTCTCCCTTATACTGTGCTGGACCTGCCAACCAGTTATAACATGCATATAATAATAACATTATACAACCTATTTTATCATGACATGCTCTGAATGCTTTGTTAGCTTACTCATCATAAATAAATTGGCCCACATACTGATCTTCTATAAGCACACCATGAAAAATCTAAATAAGTGAAAGGATCATATCATATCAAAAGAATTTGATAACATGCTCACCTGCAAACGTTTTCCTATAGCTATGAATGGCTGCACATCCCCTCTTGTACCAACAATCAGCATAGCAATTTGCATTGGTGGTCTATCCTGAAGATCTGAAGAGTCCAATGGTTCGCCACCAAAGGCCACATTCTGGTGATCCTCTGAATGAAGATCAAGTGATGCAGCTTCAATAGTAGTAGGGATATCGATAACTACAGTTCCATCATCTTTCAATGTAGCCATTCGACAAAACATTTTTAACTGCAATGAATTCAAGCCAAGAATAATAAAGTTCTCAGCGCAATTTATCAACAATCCTGTCAATCCATGACACCCATGTGCAAAATTTCTGATAAATAATGCAACAGGTAGAACCTGTCATTTAATTAAAAATTGCAGAAAGAAATAAAAGTACACACATAACTAACTGATAGTGAATTGCAAATTAGCGAGTGTGTGTGAGTGTGGGGCATGTGCTGTGTTTATGAGGCTTTGATGGGGCTTGTTTTTAATAAGcttattgatagtcgcctagagggggggggtgaatagggcgaaactgaaatttacaaatataaacacaactacaagccgggttagcgttagaaatatgaacgagtccgcgagagagggtggaaaacaaatcgtaagcaaataggaagtgtgacacacggatttgttttaccgaggttcagttctcgcaaacctactccccgttgaggaggccacaaaggccgggtctctttcaacccttccctctctcaaacggtccctcgggccgagtgagctttctcttctcaatcaaacgggaacaaacttccccgcaaggaccaccacacaattggtgtctcttgccttggttacaattgagttgaatgtaagaaagattgaaagaaaagcacgattgcaaaagccaagcgacaagagctacaaataacacacggatcactttctctctcaagtcactaatcactaatgatctcttttctcaattgtgaaacttggagagatggaggctttgaatgtgtcttggaatggattgctagctcttgtattgaatgttgaaggttggaatgcttggatgaagtgaatggaggtggttggggttgtatttatagccaccaaccacttcctagccgttgggccattctgctgagcgtggacggtccgcgagccaggtccggacggtccacccctgtagatcaacggctgaaaatgcaacggtcagcagtaacggctatatttcatttaatgcgtcgtcagatgtcagacagagccagtcgcggacggtccggtcgtgcaccccggacggtccgcgaggctccttataattcatttctccgaacccgtcaccttcgggttttcggtttcttactgaccggacggtccgcgcctgaggccggacggtccgcgcgaggtctccgacggtccgcgcttatcctccggacggtctatagtgcagactcggatttttgcattggttctgtccgagggtcattcttgtgtcacggacggtccgccgcaagggcccggacggtccgcgcttggcctgtttttccaaaaagcttctcctgtccggaataatctacggtattccggacagtcgatttagtatagttatagatgaacctttgacacctgtagaacatataatctagagcaaactagttagtccaattgttcgtgttgggcgattcaaccaccaaaactatttaggaactaggtgtaagcctaattccctttcaatctccccctttttggtgattgatgccaacacaaaccaaagcaaatataaaaatgcataattgaactagtttgcataatgtgagtgcaaaggttgcttggaattgagccaatataaatacttacaagatatgcatgaaatgtttctttcttatataacattttggaccacgcttgcaccacatgttttgtttttgcaaattcttttgtaaatcctttttcaaagttcttttgcaaatagtcaaaggtaaatgaataagattttgcaaagcattttcgagatttgaaattttctcctcctgtgtcaaatgcttctcctttgactaaacaaaactccccctaaatgagatcctcctcttagtgttcaagagggttttgatatatcattttgaaatactactttctccccttttgaacataataggataccaattgataaaattcttttggaaaagttCTTAGaacacacgaagtttttgaaattggtggtggtgcggtccttttgctttgggctcatattttctccccctttggcatgaatcgccaaaaacggaaccattagagccctcgaagtgctatcttcctctttggtcataaataaatgagttaagattataccaaagaagaagtccttttgcttggtgctcgtgTTTTCTCCcctagaacggagagttgcttggagcgacggcgaaggatgagttacatagtggaagcctttgtcttcgccgaagactccaattccctttcaatacacctatgacttggtttgaaatagacttgaaaatcacattagtcatagcatatgaaggagacatgatcaaaggtatataaatgtgctatgtgtgcaatctagcaaaagaaattgcgggaatcaagaatattgagctcatgcctaagtttggtaaaagtttgttcatcaagaggtttggtaaagatatcggctaattgatctttagtgttaatgtaagaaatctcgatatctcccttttgttggtgatccctaagaaaatgataccggatggctatgtgtttagtgcggctatgctcgacaggattgtcggccattttgattgcactctcattatcacatagcaaaggaactttggttaatttgtaaccgtagtcccgcagggtttgcctcatccaaagtagttgcgcgcaacaatgacctgcggcaatgtactcggcttcggcggtggaaagagcgaccgaattttgcttctttgaagcccaagacaccaaggatcttcccaagaactggcaagtccccgatgtgctctttctattgattttgcaccccgcccaatcggcatccgaataaccaatcaaatcaaatgtggatccccgagggtaccaaagtccaaacttaggagtataagctaaatatctcaagattcgttttacggccgtaaggtgagcttccttagggtcggcttggaatcttgcacacatgcatacggaaagcataatgtccggtcgagatgcacataaatagagtaaagaacctatcatcgaccggtataccttttgatccacggacttacctcccgtgtcgaggtcgagatgcccattggttcccatgggtgtcttgatgggtttggcatccttcatcccaaacttggttagaatgtcttgagtgtacttcgtttggctgatgaaggtgccctcttggagttgctttatttgaaatcctagaaaatacttcaactcccccatcattgacatctcgaatttctgtgtcatgatcctactaaactcttcacatgtagactcgttagtagacccaaatataatatcatcaacataaatttggcatacaaacaagtcactttcaagagttttagtaaagagtgtaggatcggcctttccgactttgaatccatttgtaataagaaaatctctaaggcattcataccatgctcttggggcttgcttgagcccataaagcgccttagagagcttatagacatggttaggatactcactgtcttcaaagccgggaggttgctcaacatagacctcttccttgattggtccattgaggaaggcacttttcacgtccatttgataaagcttaaagccatggtaagtagcataggctaataatatgcgaattgactcaagcctagctacgggtgcataggtttcaccgaaatccaaaccttcgacttgggagtatcccttggccacaagtcgagctttgttccttgtcaccacaccatgctcgtcttgcttgttgcggaagacccatttggttcctacaacattttgattaggacgtggaactaaatgccatacctcattcctagtgaagttgttgagctcctcttgcatggccaccacccaatccgaattttgtagtgcttcctctaccctgtgtggctcaatagaggaaacaaacgagtaatgttcacaaaaatgggcaacgcgagatcgagtagttacccccttatgaatgtcgccgaggatggtgtcgacggggtgatctcgttgaattgcttggtggactcttgggtgtggcggcctttgttcctcttcctccttgtcttcctcatttgcatctcccccttgatcattgccatcatcttgaggtggctcatttgattgatcttctacttcatcaacttgagcttcatccttattttgagttggtggagatgcttgcatggaggaggatggttgatcttgtgcttttggaggctcttcggattccttaggacacacatccccaatggacatgttccttagtgcgatgcatggagcctcttcttcacctatctcatcaagatcaacttgctctacttgagagccgttagtctcatcaaacacaacgtcacatgagacttcaactagtccagtggacttgttaaagaccctatatgcccttgtgtttgagtcataaccaagtaaaaagccttctacagtcttgggagcaaatttagattttctacctcttttaacaagtataaagcatttgctaccaaagactctaaaatatgaaatattgggctttttaccggttaggagttcataggatgttttcttgaggattcggtgaagatataaccggttgatggcgtagcaggcggtgttgactgcttcggcccaaaaccggtccggtgtcttgtactcatcaagcatggttcttgccatgtccaatagagttcgattcttcctctccactacaccattttgttgtggagtgtagggagaagagaactcatgcttgatgccctcctcctcaaggaagccttcaatttgagagttcttgaactccgttccgttgtcgcttcttattttcttgatccttaggccgaactcattttgagcccgtctcaagaatccctttaaggtctcttgggtttgagatttttcctgtaaaaagaatacccaagtgaagcgagaataatcatccactattacaagacaatacttactcccgccgatgcttatgtaagcaatcgggccgaatagatccatgtggagaagctcaagcggcctgtcggtcgtcataatgttcttgtgtggatgatggactccaacttgcttccctgcctgacatgcgctacaaattttgtctttctcaaaatgaacatttgttaatcctaaaatgtgttctccctttagaagtttatgaagattcttcatcccaacatgggctagtcggcggtgccagagccaacccatgttagtcttagcaattaagcaagtgtcgagttcagctctatcaaaatctaccaagtatagctgaccctctaacactcccttaaatgctattgaatcatcacttcttctaaagacagtgacaccaatatcagtaaagagacagttgtagcccatttgacataattgagaaacagaaagcaagttgtaatccagagaatctacaagaaaaacattggaaatagaatggtcaggagatatagcaattttacccaaacctttgaccaaaccttgatttccatccccgaatgtgattgctctttggggatcttggtttttctcatatgaggagaacatccttttctcccctgtcatgtggtttgtgcacccgctgtcgagtatccaacttgagcccccggatgcataaacctacaaaacaattttagttcttgactttaggtacccaaacggttttgggtcctttggcattagacacaagaactttgggtacccaaacacaagtctttgaccccttgtgtttgcccccaacaaacttggcaactactttgccggatttgttagtcaaaacataagatgcatcaaaagtcttaaatgaaatggcatgttcatttgatgcattaggaattttctttctaggcaacttagcacgggttggttgcctagagctagatgtctcacccctatacataaaagcatggttagggccagagtgagacttcctagagtgaattctcctaattttgctctcgggataaccggcagggtacaaaatgtaaccctcgttatcctgaggcatgggagccttgcccttaacaaagttagacaaatttttaggaggggcattaagtttgacattgtctcccctttggaagccaatgccatccttaatgccagggcgtctcccattataaagcatgctacgagcaaatttaaatttctcattttctaagttgtgctcggcaattttagcatctaattttgctatatgatcattttgttgtttaattaaagccatatgatcatgaatagcattaacatcaacatctctacatctagtacaaatagatacatgttcaacaatagatgtagagggtttgcaagaattaagttcaacaatcttagcatgaagaatatcatttttatctctaagattggaaatggcggtattgcaaacatctagttctttagccttagcaattaaattttcattttctactctaaggctagcaagagaaatatttaattcttcaatcctagcaagcaaatcattattattatctttaggattggaagttgaaacaatgcaaacatgagaatcaaccttagcatttaaaatagtattttcattcctaaggttgtcaatcatctcacggcaagtgcttagctcactagataatttttcacatttttctacttctagagcataagcctttttaaccttaacatgtttcttgtt
It contains:
- the LOC118476126 gene encoding sterol 3-beta-glucosyltransferase UGT80A2-like translates to MFCRMATLKDDGTVVIDIPTTIEAASLDLHSEDHQNVAFGGEPLDSSDLQDRPPMQIAMLIVGTRGDVQPFIAIGKRLQDYGHRVRLATHANFKDFVMTTGLEFYPLGEDPKNLAGLQGW